A window of Candidatus Poribacteria bacterium contains these coding sequences:
- a CDS encoding MBL fold metallo-hydrolase, giving the protein MRKSNLMSLTVTFALLLATSAFAKDLKLTVIYDNNPFDKRLETRWGFSCLVEGTEKRILFDVGGEGKVLLRNMKKLSIDPKSVDVVVLSHIHYDHIGGLPDFLKVNGDVTVYMPKSLPQSVKDTVRKAGAKLVEVGDKPVKICKGVYSTGELGSWIKEESLVIKTAKGAVVITGCAHPGVVNIVRKAKEIAGGDIYLVLGGFHLCWMNAWKIRGIIKDVEKEKVTKIAPCHCSGDLARKMFEDAYKDNFILVGVGRRIKVEDAFPDPEGRDVKADVRCNGKEPVVLADVKKGVEEQKADLR; this is encoded by the coding sequence ATGCGCAAATCAAATCTGATGAGCTTAACTGTGACATTCGCCTTGCTTCTTGCCACATCGGCTTTCGCTAAGGATCTGAAACTCACCGTCATCTACGATAACAACCCTTTTGACAAGAGGCTGGAGACGAGATGGGGTTTCTCCTGCCTCGTGGAGGGGACGGAGAAGAGAATACTGTTCGACGTGGGGGGCGAGGGGAAAGTGCTGCTCAGAAACATGAAAAAGCTCTCCATAGACCCCAAATCGGTGGACGTGGTGGTGCTCTCCCATATACACTACGACCACATCGGCGGGCTTCCCGACTTCCTGAAGGTGAACGGCGACGTGACCGTCTACATGCCGAAATCGCTCCCACAGAGCGTCAAGGATACCGTCAGAAAGGCGGGCGCGAAACTGGTGGAGGTCGGCGATAAGCCGGTGAAGATCTGCAAGGGCGTCTACTCCACGGGAGAGCTGGGAAGCTGGATTAAGGAGGAGTCCCTCGTGATAAAGACCGCCAAGGGGGCCGTGGTGATAACCGGCTGCGCTCACCCGGGCGTCGTGAACATCGTCAGAAAGGCGAAGGAGATAGCGGGAGGCGACATCTACCTGGTTTTGGGCGGCTTCCACCTGTGCTGGATGAACGCCTGGAAGATAAGAGGAATCATCAAGGACGTGGAGAAGGAGAAGGTCACGAAGATCGCCCCCTGTCACTGCTCAGGGGATCTGGCCAGAAAGATGTTTGAGGACGCATATAAGGATAACTTCATCCTGGTGGGCGTGGGCAGGAGGATCAAGGTGGAGGACGCCTTCCCCGATCCTGAAGGCCGAGATGTGAAGGCGGATGTCAGATGTAACGGGAAGGAGCCGGTGGTTTTGGCCGATGTCAAGAAGGGGGTGGAGGAGCAAAAGGCCGATCTCAGATGA
- a CDS encoding sulfite exporter TauE/SafE family protein, with protein sequence MSRRGWRSKRPISDDRAEGGGMISDLLKLLTGGFTMGWGPCLAYTAPLLLPYIGGTKASWRAGLRVGLMFSLGRLISLVILGALATVAFKTINRFFPPTRSGYLHLVTALFMVTLGVLILLDKGFRTPIGGAWRKRVLDRGDESMLFLGFLVGLSPCAPLVAVLTYIACTAGNLASGALYALSFGIGTAFSAIAVSALTGLFPERIFRGKRPRRVFQIVCGAILILFGAQLIYYVQDVMF encoded by the coding sequence ATGTCAAGAAGGGGGTGGAGGAGCAAAAGGCCGATCTCAGATGACAGGGCAGAAGGTGGAGGGATGATCTCCGATCTATTGAAGCTGCTGACGGGCGGTTTCACCATGGGCTGGGGGCCGTGTCTCGCCTATACCGCTCCCCTGCTGCTGCCCTACATCGGCGGCACGAAGGCGAGCTGGCGAGCGGGGCTGAGGGTCGGCTTGATGTTCTCCCTCGGCAGGCTCATATCCCTCGTCATCTTGGGCGCCCTCGCCACGGTCGCCTTCAAAACGATCAACCGCTTCTTCCCGCCCACCAGATCGGGCTACTTACATCTCGTCACTGCGCTCTTCATGGTGACGTTGGGCGTTCTCATCCTGTTGGATAAGGGGTTTAGGACCCCCATCGGCGGGGCCTGGAGGAAGAGGGTGCTGGATAGGGGCGATGAGAGCATGCTGTTTTTGGGCTTCCTGGTGGGCCTCTCGCCGTGCGCACCGCTTGTGGCGGTGCTTACATACATCGCCTGCACGGCGGGAAACCTCGCCTCGGGGGCGTTATATGCCCTCTCCTTCGGCATAGGCACGGCCTTCTCGGCGATAGCTGTGTCGGCCCTGACCGGCCTTTTCCCCGAGAGGATATTCAGGGGAAAGAGGCCGCGCAGGGTCTTTCAGATCGTCTGCGGCGCCATTTTGATCCTCTTCGGGGCACAGCTCATCTATTACGTGCAAGATGTTATGTTTTGA
- a CDS encoding isoprenylcysteine carboxylmethyltransferase family protein, with protein MSVCCKRLIYWLLLTTTTVGGGITADLILKTGSFPIFVRALGLIGMISAHFPLKRSGRVLRSLGEPKGWGCTSRLVTTDIYRCVRHPHHLGIGIFMTSLGLAIGHPCSFLIITLSQWAWVIWFLFTIEERELREKFGEKYEAYSREVPMLLPKLSCVFKLLFGKRLSVGDD; from the coding sequence ATGTCGGTATGCTGTAAACGCCTCATATACTGGCTTCTGCTGACGACCACGACTGTCGGCGGGGGAATAACCGCCGATCTGATCCTGAAGACGGGGTCCTTTCCCATCTTCGTTCGGGCCCTGGGCCTCATCGGCATGATATCGGCCCACTTCCCCCTTAAGAGATCGGGGAGGGTGCTCCGCTCCCTGGGAGAGCCCAAGGGGTGGGGATGCACAAGCCGGCTGGTCACCACGGATATCTACCGATGCGTCAGACACCCCCATCACCTGGGGATAGGCATCTTCATGACATCCCTCGGCTTAGCTATCGGGCATCCCTGCTCCTTTCTCATCATCACTCTCTCCCAATGGGCCTGGGTCATCTGGTTTCTGTTCACGATCGAGGAGAGAGAACTGAGGGAGAAGTTCGGGGAGAAGTATGAGGCGTATAGCCGGGAGGTGCCCATGCTTCTCCCGAAACTGTCCTGTGTTTTCAAGCTTCTGTTCGGCAAACGGCTTTCAGTCGGCGATGACTGA